In Gracilimonas sp., a single window of DNA contains:
- a CDS encoding dicarboxylate/amino acid:cation symporter, translating to MKWYRKLHWQIIIGLILGLIWGLVANFAGLNEFTTDYIKPIGTIFIKLLVLIAVPLVLVSLVTGVTSLNDTAQLSRMGGKTVAIYAITTVLAISIGLATVNIMKPGKSLPAETRDQLQATYSENIDERSESAMEVMDRGPLDFFVDIVPENFFSAASDNSNMLQVVFVAILLGIGIIQIGGKKAETLTNFFDAFNDVIIRIVELIMLTAPYGVFALMASLLIDLAGDDLGKALELLYALGWYCLAVVIGLTIHVFVVYASLFKATSNMKLTTFFRAIQPAMLLGFSTSSSAATLPVTMERVEKNLGVKEEVASFVLPIGATVNMDGTSLYQAVAAVFIAQALGMDLTLVQQLTIVLTATAASIGAAGVPGAGIIMLVIVLESVQVPTAGIALILGVDRILDMFRTMVNITGDAAVSVAVASSEGLLGEAHLDD from the coding sequence AGAAAGTTACACTGGCAAATTATAATCGGGTTAATTTTAGGTTTGATTTGGGGACTAGTCGCCAATTTTGCCGGTTTGAATGAATTTACAACCGACTATATCAAACCCATTGGCACTATTTTTATCAAATTATTGGTTTTAATTGCTGTACCGTTGGTGTTGGTATCGTTAGTTACCGGGGTAACCAGTTTAAACGATACTGCTCAGCTTTCCCGGATGGGGGGTAAAACAGTAGCAATTTATGCCATAACTACCGTTTTGGCTATTAGCATTGGGTTGGCGACGGTGAACATTATGAAGCCGGGGAAATCCCTTCCTGCTGAGACACGGGATCAACTGCAGGCCACATACAGTGAAAACATTGATGAAAGGAGCGAGTCAGCCATGGAAGTTATGGATCGCGGGCCTCTGGATTTCTTCGTAGATATTGTCCCTGAAAATTTCTTTAGCGCAGCTTCAGACAATTCTAATATGCTGCAGGTTGTTTTTGTAGCCATTTTATTGGGAATTGGAATTATTCAAATAGGAGGAAAAAAGGCGGAGACATTAACCAATTTCTTTGATGCCTTTAATGATGTCATTATTCGAATTGTTGAATTGATAATGCTGACGGCACCCTATGGAGTATTTGCGCTTATGGCCTCGTTGCTCATAGATCTTGCAGGAGACGATTTAGGCAAAGCCCTTGAGTTACTTTATGCGCTGGGCTGGTATTGTCTTGCTGTGGTGATCGGTTTAACAATTCATGTATTTGTAGTATATGCGAGCTTATTTAAGGCAACCAGTAATATGAAGTTAACTACTTTTTTCCGTGCTATTCAGCCGGCTATGTTATTAGGGTTCAGTACAAGCTCAAGTGCCGCCACCCTTCCGGTAACCATGGAGCGTGTTGAGAAAAACTTAGGTGTTAAAGAGGAAGTAGCAAGTTTTGTATTGCCTATCGGGGCTACCGTTAACATGGACGGAACCAGCCTTTATCAAGCTGTTGCTGCAGTATTTATTGCTCAGGCTCTCGGAATGGATCTGACACTTGTCCAGCAATTGACCATTGTTCTCACTGCCACTGCCGCATCAATTGGAGCAGCAGGGGTGCCCGGAGCCGGTATTATCATGCTGGTTATAGTATTGGAATCTGTGCAGGTACCTACGGCGGGTATAGCGTTAATACTTGGGGTTGATCGAATTTTGGATATGTTCCGGACCATGGTCAATATAACAGGGGATGCAGCTGTATCGGTTGCAGTAGCCTCTTCAGAGGGATTATTAGGGGAAGCACATCTTGATGATTAG
- a CDS encoding T9SS type A sorting domain-containing protein, producing the protein MAQKLLSNKTLKKLHIALFLLIALFGFQAKAQSVMLPGDVVVVSANADTPSVDFIPLIDLDKGTTLYFSDGLWDSNTQILTGNEFKLTFLESVPAGTNIHINNSTEDTRFTITGDLKFRGDNYRLFVYQRDQKVYRFIFAMGWGEGPVWNTQEQPEKGSDLPINLRETPHTQLTLGKEPNQQYYIRNGASGTRNMLLSFVGDATNWRGNDTEPFPVFGTSFNLKAPPVIVFDSSISTVQESDSSTILKVAIYEHDGSRISVDMAFDSLRSIASAEDFGGFERKTINFTGLVGDYIHEVSIPIIDDGIYEGRRTGIFTLENLSGGNFGDFLSHNLIIEDNEQPEVLISRVVNGIGSPGFIEIKNMEKEIVSLSNWTLSGKDMTFTFTDDVVLLPGELLKWFDTSEISLPDPAVKVIASDLNKQLLDTEGGILTLKNYAGKIAHQVSYSRARRVNGNGAVGNDLAVSDVSRSNQSEQVTSNLLNTTTTAIQLANSGWKVMPNSEDLKTKFSDKSFYVWSEEQQGFLRDDESAIPDKDQVVFGYFEKDESDELTTVIAQSFKKQVSDEDLSFTVSATDKNDNGVLDGLEGLNLVYNNLSKDITIHSFLELAESEYPDLPLSAVVYGIKQEASGEINFIKLDKEQKIAAKTPFWLMLDSSYPSKEIFLNKDELNSNIDLLETSSGQDEQRLLELTLKTESQDEVVQVHFSEEKEVNRVKDLNSYPELILSDQSFLNFSIKQGEDFFNAITLPSEIEQPINLPVHINSSNSGEITFSVTEWDYIPAEWNITLRDLTTDKEYNLRRDFSVTVAHEFPVLKTNNEKEISFSEYQSGDDGRFILTITPLNSSTGNDEEISDKPRELELHQNYPNPFNPVTTISFYLPQPEEVKLSVFNIVGQPVAVIVEGTLSAGQKQFEWDATDKPSGMYIYQLEVGKKVMTRKMTLVK; encoded by the coding sequence ATGGCTCAAAAGTTACTATCCAATAAAACCCTGAAAAAACTACATATCGCCCTTTTTCTTTTGATCGCCTTATTTGGCTTTCAGGCTAAAGCTCAGTCTGTAATGCTCCCGGGTGATGTGGTAGTGGTGTCTGCTAATGCAGATACCCCCTCTGTCGATTTTATACCTTTAATCGATCTGGATAAAGGAACGACTCTTTATTTTTCGGATGGATTGTGGGATAGTAATACTCAAATTTTAACCGGCAATGAGTTTAAATTAACCTTTTTGGAGTCCGTACCGGCAGGCACTAATATCCATATTAACAATTCAACAGAGGACACTCGGTTTACAATCACCGGTGATCTTAAATTCCGGGGGGATAATTATCGCCTTTTCGTTTATCAGAGAGACCAAAAGGTTTATCGCTTTATTTTCGCAATGGGATGGGGTGAAGGGCCTGTTTGGAATACACAGGAACAGCCTGAAAAGGGATCAGATTTACCAATAAACCTGAGAGAAACCCCTCATACCCAGCTTACCTTAGGTAAAGAACCTAACCAACAATACTACATTAGAAATGGAGCCAGTGGAACCAGAAATATGCTTCTGTCATTTGTTGGAGATGCGACAAATTGGAGAGGCAATGACACTGAACCATTTCCTGTATTTGGAACTTCATTCAACTTAAAAGCCCCTCCTGTTATTGTATTTGATAGCAGCATATCAACCGTTCAGGAAAGTGATTCATCCACTATTTTAAAAGTGGCTATTTATGAACATGATGGCTCTCGAATTTCTGTGGATATGGCCTTTGATTCCCTTCGAAGTATTGCTTCGGCAGAAGATTTTGGCGGTTTTGAAAGAAAAACCATTAATTTCACAGGTTTAGTGGGAGATTATATTCATGAGGTAAGCATCCCTATTATTGATGATGGAATATACGAAGGTCGCAGAACGGGAATATTTACTCTTGAAAACCTTTCCGGAGGTAATTTTGGCGACTTTTTATCCCATAATCTTATAATTGAAGATAATGAACAACCTGAAGTGCTTATTTCTAGAGTTGTAAATGGTATCGGCAGCCCGGGTTTTATTGAAATCAAAAATATGGAAAAAGAGATCGTTTCATTGTCAAATTGGACCCTGTCCGGAAAGGATATGACTTTCACATTTACAGATGATGTGGTTCTTCTCCCGGGAGAACTATTGAAATGGTTTGATACTTCAGAAATTTCATTACCGGATCCCGCTGTAAAAGTAATTGCTTCTGATCTTAATAAACAGTTGTTGGACACTGAAGGGGGGATCTTAACATTAAAAAATTATGCGGGCAAAATAGCTCATCAGGTGAGTTACTCCAGAGCGAGAAGAGTAAATGGAAATGGAGCAGTTGGAAATGATTTGGCCGTGTCGGATGTAAGCAGAAGCAACCAATCCGAACAGGTAACGAGTAATTTATTAAACACAACTACAACGGCTATACAGTTGGCTAATTCCGGTTGGAAAGTAATGCCAAATTCGGAAGATCTTAAAACAAAATTTTCTGATAAAAGCTTTTACGTCTGGAGTGAAGAACAGCAGGGATTTCTAAGAGATGACGAATCGGCAATACCTGATAAGGATCAAGTAGTCTTTGGATACTTTGAAAAAGATGAATCGGATGAGCTGACGACTGTAATCGCACAATCTTTTAAAAAACAAGTAAGCGATGAAGACCTTTCTTTTACTGTTTCAGCAACAGATAAAAATGACAATGGTGTATTAGATGGTTTGGAAGGATTGAATTTAGTTTATAACAATCTTAGCAAAGATATAACAATTCATAGTTTTCTGGAATTAGCTGAATCGGAATATCCCGATCTTCCGCTGAGTGCCGTTGTTTATGGGATAAAACAAGAAGCTTCCGGGGAAATAAACTTCATAAAGTTAGACAAGGAACAAAAAATAGCGGCCAAAACCCCATTTTGGTTAATGCTGGACTCTTCTTATCCTTCCAAAGAGATTTTTTTAAATAAAGATGAATTGAATAGTAACATTGATTTACTTGAAACCTCAAGTGGTCAGGATGAACAGAGGTTATTAGAATTGACACTCAAAACTGAATCCCAAGATGAAGTTGTTCAAGTTCATTTCTCTGAAGAAAAGGAAGTAAACAGAGTTAAAGATTTAAATTCTTATCCGGAATTAATTTTATCAGACCAGTCATTCTTGAATTTTTCCATCAAGCAGGGAGAGGATTTCTTTAATGCTATAACCTTGCCATCAGAAATTGAACAGCCAATAAACCTTCCTGTTCACATCAACAGTTCTAACAGCGGCGAAATAACTTTCTCGGTTACCGAATGGGATTACATACCTGCTGAATGGAATATTACTCTTCGGGACTTAACCACAGATAAAGAATATAATTTGAGAAGAGATTTTTCTGTGACGGTAGCGCATGAGTTTCCGGTTTTAAAGACAAATAATGAAAAAGAAATATCATTTTCAGAATATCAGAGCGGAGATGACGGACGTTTTATATTGACTATTACTCCATTGAATTCAAGTACCGGAAATGACGAAGAGATTTCAGATAAGCCCCGTGAATTAGAGCTTCATCAAAATTATCCTAATCCTTTTAATCCTGTCACAACCATTTCGTTTTATTTGCCTCAGCCTGAAGAAGTTAAACTTTCTGTATTTAATATTGTGGGGCAGCCGGTAGCGGTTATTGTAGAGGGAACGCTTTCTGCAGGGCAGAAACAATTTGAATGGGATGCAACGGATAAACCTAGCGGTATGTACATTTATCAGTTAGAAGTTGGGAAAAAAGTTATGACTCGAAAAATGACATTAGTAAAATAG
- a CDS encoding aldo/keto reductase: MQFKTIQGVEVPEIGLGTHRLIGREGENTIKLALNLGYRHIDTAQSYKNEREVGEAIKRSHIDREEIFLTTKIWHTHLEKEDVLKVAEDALRVLDTPYIDLLLVHWPNPDVNIEKTMEAFLSLRDQGKALNIGVANYPLKLLKELNEELAAPLFCNQVEYHPFLSQFDLLDYTAEHDLLFTAYSPLAQGKVNENPLLKKLGEKYGKSPAQIALRWLIEQEQVVAIPKASTEEHLKENIDIYDFALEDDDFYAIDDMDKSTRLVDPDFAPEWDN; the protein is encoded by the coding sequence ATGCAGTTTAAAACAATTCAAGGGGTAGAAGTACCCGAAATAGGGTTAGGAACACATCGATTAATTGGAAGAGAAGGCGAGAATACCATAAAGTTGGCCCTGAATCTCGGGTATCGGCACATTGATACCGCACAAAGTTATAAAAATGAAAGGGAGGTTGGGGAGGCAATAAAGAGATCACATATTGACAGGGAAGAGATTTTTCTAACCACCAAAATTTGGCATACGCATCTTGAAAAGGAAGATGTGTTAAAAGTAGCAGAAGACGCTCTCAGAGTACTTGATACTCCTTATATCGACTTATTACTTGTTCATTGGCCTAACCCGGATGTAAACATCGAGAAAACCATGGAAGCATTTCTTTCTTTGCGTGATCAGGGCAAAGCATTGAATATTGGAGTGGCGAATTACCCGCTGAAATTACTCAAAGAGTTGAACGAAGAGTTAGCGGCACCGCTATTTTGCAACCAGGTGGAATATCATCCATTCCTAAGTCAGTTTGACTTGCTGGATTATACGGCAGAGCATGATTTACTTTTCACAGCCTACTCACCTTTAGCACAGGGTAAGGTAAATGAAAATCCATTACTCAAGAAATTGGGCGAAAAATATGGTAAATCGCCGGCTCAAATTGCACTTCGTTGGTTGATTGAGCAAGAACAAGTAGTGGCTATTCCCAAAGCTTCAACTGAGGAGCATCTTAAGGAAAATATAGATATCTACGACTTTGCGTTGGAAGATGATGATTTTTACGCCATCGATGATATGGACAAATCAACCCGGCTGGTTGATCCTGATTTTGCACCGGAGTGGGATAACTAA
- a CDS encoding acyl-ACP thioesterase domain-containing protein: MTDDITIHSESFKIRASEVDQNGKATLPAICSLFQEVAGNHALKLNFDITQLHDQNLTWVLHRMDIKIDRYPNWREKITIETWPAAGDALRAYRNYRILNEEGNLIGVCLSYWMMINLKTRKPTRMPKDVLDLRLSDIDHVLPVKSDRIMPFEETNVEKKFVVRESDLDMNKHVNNARFVEWLMETYNNDKAYLIKNLDIMFMQESHFGDIIISERKDEEYQNYRHQLKNQEGKILVLATCS, encoded by the coding sequence ATGACTGACGACATCACCATTCATTCAGAATCTTTTAAAATCCGTGCCAGTGAAGTAGATCAAAATGGTAAGGCTACTTTACCGGCCATTTGTTCTCTTTTTCAAGAAGTAGCCGGAAATCATGCCTTGAAGCTCAATTTCGATATTACTCAGCTTCATGACCAAAACCTCACGTGGGTACTGCATCGCATGGATATTAAAATAGACCGTTATCCAAACTGGCGGGAGAAAATCACTATTGAAACCTGGCCGGCTGCCGGCGATGCCCTCCGTGCTTATCGCAACTATCGAATTCTCAATGAAGAAGGCAACCTGATCGGGGTCTGTCTCAGCTATTGGATGATGATTAATCTGAAGACCCGAAAACCAACCCGAATGCCCAAAGATGTATTAGATCTCAGGCTGTCAGATATTGACCACGTGCTCCCGGTTAAATCCGATCGAATCATGCCTTTCGAAGAAACCAACGTGGAAAAAAAGTTTGTAGTCCGTGAATCTGACCTGGATATGAATAAGCACGTAAATAATGCCCGTTTCGTAGAATGGCTGATGGAAACTTATAACAATGACAAAGCTTACCTGATCAAAAACCTCGATATTATGTTTATGCAGGAAAGTCACTTCGGCGATATCATCATCTCAGAGCGCAAAGATGAGGAATATCAGAATTATCGACATCAGCTTAAAAATCAGGAAGGTAAAATTTTGGTGCTAGCCACATGCAGCTAA
- a CDS encoding efflux RND transporter permease subunit, with product MNITELSLRRPVTTLMVFVSMLVVGVIATRMVPMEFMPNITFPGAFIQIPYPNSTPAEVNENIARPIEEVLATISGVEQISSNSGENNAGVLITFKQGNDIDLKAIEIKEKIESIRNQLPDDFEYYNINKFRDGANATLQLRISSNRDLSDAYELLNRNLQQRLERISGVGQVNLYGVEKKEIRIELDPDRLTQYNIDLNRLSNTLRRSNFSISAGKITDSGMRYMVRPIGDLNGVEDIENLIIADNNLRVKDIAQVSHTTPERDYARHLDMKYAIGLDITKESTANSVEVVNEVLAEIQEINKLPEMQGIEIYEMFNEADGILSSLKELFNAGMIGALLSIFVLYIFLRQISTTLIVATAVPFSLIVTLGFFFFLDISLNILSMMGLMLAIGMLVDNAVVVTENIHRYQRMGNSAWKSAILGAKEVSIAVTAGTLTSIIVFLPNVVNESFISQHMYYIGMAIIIALLASLVISLTVIPLLATKIKPPEKNNKETLIDKLSVKYAALLGWFLERRKISVLFITLLFLSGIIPAAFMSVDMFPRIEERQLRLQYNLNAAYTLETVKESVDRIEQYLYDNQEDFEIKSVYTYYTPDHAESTLNLIPDEDAKKPVTQIKEEIQENLPQIAIGRPAFEYISRNNAEQVRVFVQGESMETLEDLAEQVAWRLEQIEGFADVRSEAETGSDEVRLTVNHDRARNFGLTSSAVAQMVSGSVRGQTVQRIRGTDGEIDVVLAFQDVNRQTIDDLKNLPISIGDQTVKLASLAEFEQSKGPGRIFRQNRKTSLGIAINLDGLTSEEAKEEISKIMDQIAYPTGYSWSYGRSFGMNEDVMSTMLFNIAIAFFLIYLIMASLFESLLYPTSVLSCIFFGVVGIFWFFFITGTTFDLMAFIGILILMGIVVNNGIVLIDHINHLRREGLSRRDAVIQGGKDRIRPILMTAATTVLGLIPLCIGTTQIGGNGPPYFPMARAIVGGLTFSTIVTLLVLPSIYVILDDTRIWATRILHAAK from the coding sequence ATGAATATTACCGAACTATCACTGCGCCGACCGGTAACCACACTCATGGTTTTTGTGAGCATGCTGGTTGTTGGGGTCATTGCCACCCGCATGGTTCCCATGGAGTTTATGCCGAATATCACCTTTCCGGGTGCTTTTATTCAAATTCCGTATCCTAATTCCACCCCTGCTGAGGTGAATGAAAATATAGCCCGCCCCATCGAGGAGGTGCTGGCAACCATCAGCGGTGTTGAACAAATCAGTTCCAATTCCGGAGAGAACAATGCCGGGGTGCTAATTACCTTTAAGCAAGGAAATGACATTGATCTGAAAGCCATTGAAATCAAGGAAAAAATTGAAAGTATTCGCAATCAACTTCCTGATGATTTTGAGTATTATAACATCAACAAATTTCGCGATGGTGCCAATGCCACTCTTCAGCTTCGCATCTCCAGTAATCGAGACCTGTCGGATGCTTATGAACTCTTGAACCGAAACCTTCAGCAACGCCTTGAACGCATTTCAGGTGTTGGACAGGTTAATTTGTATGGGGTTGAGAAAAAGGAAATCCGCATTGAACTTGACCCGGATCGTCTCACCCAATATAACATTGACCTTAACAGGCTCAGCAATACATTGCGCCGGTCCAATTTTTCCATTTCTGCCGGAAAAATCACCGATTCAGGTATGCGGTATATGGTACGGCCGATTGGTGATTTAAATGGAGTAGAAGACATTGAAAACCTGATCATAGCCGATAACAACCTCCGGGTAAAAGACATTGCACAAGTCTCACATACAACTCCTGAACGAGATTATGCCCGGCATCTGGATATGAAATATGCCATCGGGCTGGATATCACAAAAGAATCTACGGCTAATTCAGTTGAGGTTGTTAATGAAGTACTGGCGGAAATTCAGGAAATTAATAAACTGCCCGAAATGCAAGGGATTGAAATCTATGAGATGTTTAATGAAGCGGATGGCATCTTAAGCTCCCTCAAAGAATTATTTAATGCCGGTATGATCGGAGCTTTATTGTCCATTTTCGTGCTGTATATTTTTCTGCGTCAGATTAGCACCACGCTGATCGTAGCTACCGCTGTCCCCTTTTCACTGATTGTCACCCTCGGTTTCTTTTTCTTCCTGGATATTTCCCTGAATATATTATCCATGATGGGATTGATGCTCGCCATTGGGATGCTTGTTGATAATGCCGTGGTGGTAACCGAAAATATTCACCGTTATCAACGAATGGGAAACAGTGCCTGGAAATCTGCCATTCTGGGAGCGAAGGAAGTTTCCATTGCTGTTACCGCCGGCACCCTTACCTCCATCATTGTTTTTCTTCCGAATGTGGTGAACGAGAGCTTCATTTCACAGCACATGTATTATATCGGAATGGCTATTATTATTGCACTTTTAGCCTCTCTGGTAATTTCATTAACCGTGATTCCATTATTGGCCACTAAAATCAAGCCGCCCGAAAAAAATAATAAAGAAACACTGATCGATAAGCTTTCAGTTAAATATGCGGCTTTGTTGGGCTGGTTTCTGGAACGAAGAAAAATATCTGTCCTTTTTATCACCTTGCTGTTCTTAAGCGGTATAATACCCGCCGCTTTTATGTCGGTAGATATGTTCCCAAGAATTGAAGAACGGCAATTGAGATTACAATATAATCTGAATGCCGCCTATACGCTCGAGACTGTAAAAGAATCGGTAGATCGAATTGAGCAATACCTCTATGACAATCAGGAAGATTTCGAGATTAAATCTGTCTATACCTATTACACTCCTGATCATGCGGAATCTACCCTGAACTTAATACCCGATGAAGATGCAAAGAAACCGGTCACCCAAATAAAAGAAGAAATTCAGGAAAACCTCCCGCAAATTGCTATCGGCCGGCCGGCGTTTGAATACATCAGCCGAAACAATGCCGAGCAGGTACGTGTTTTTGTACAAGGGGAATCCATGGAAACACTGGAAGATTTAGCTGAACAAGTGGCCTGGAGATTGGAACAAATTGAAGGTTTCGCGGATGTGCGATCTGAAGCTGAAACCGGCAGCGACGAAGTCCGCCTCACCGTAAATCATGATCGGGCACGAAACTTTGGGTTAACATCCTCGGCCGTAGCCCAAATGGTTTCCGGTTCTGTACGCGGACAAACCGTGCAACGTATTCGCGGAACCGATGGGGAAATTGATGTGGTACTGGCTTTTCAGGATGTGAACCGCCAGACTATAGATGACTTAAAAAATCTACCAATATCAATTGGCGACCAAACAGTGAAGTTAGCATCCCTGGCTGAATTTGAACAAAGTAAAGGCCCCGGGCGGATTTTCCGGCAAAACCGAAAAACTTCACTTGGTATAGCCATAAACCTGGATGGGCTTACTTCGGAAGAAGCAAAAGAAGAAATTTCAAAAATAATGGACCAGATCGCCTATCCTACCGGCTATTCCTGGAGTTATGGCCGAAGTTTTGGAATGAATGAAGATGTAATGAGCACGATGTTGTTTAATATCGCCATTGCTTTCTTTTTAATTTATCTGATCATGGCCTCCCTGTTTGAGTCCCTGTTATACCCCACCAGTGTGTTATCCTGTATCTTTTTTGGAGTAGTCGGGATTTTCTGGTTCTTCTTCATCACCGGTACTACTTTTGATTTAATGGCTTTTATCGGGATACTCATCTTGATGGGAATTGTAGTGAATAACGGCATTGTACTTATTGATCACATCAATCACTTAAGACGGGAAGGTCTCTCCAGGCGTGACGCCGTGATTCAAGGAGGAAAAGACCGCATTCGTCCAATCCTAATGACGGCCGCAACCACTGTTTTGGGGCTTATCCCTTTATGTATCGGTACGACTCAAATTGGCGGTAACGGCCCTCCCTATTTTCCAATGGCTCGTGCTATCGTTGGGGGATTAACATTTTCAACCATCGTTACCTTATTGGTACTTCCGTCTATTTATGTAATTCTGGATGACACTCGAATTTGGGCAACACGAATATTACATGCCGCAAAATAG